The nucleotide window AGGCCGGCATTCTTAAGCGACCATGATTTCTTGCGGTTTGGCTTGGTTTTCTCATTGTTAGATGGGGGTTTGATGGgtttattttattttattcCTACCCATTTCATCGCAAACGGGGGAGTGTATCGATACAACTGTTCGTCTTTTCTGCTCGCTCTCATTTACATACAGCCCAATAATAGCTACCCAAATGAGGAATGAAGATGGAAGAACAAGGCGCTTCGTGATCTTAAGACACACATACATGGAAACGCCATCTCTTTGCGGCGGAAAAatgagaagaaaaggaaagaagggaGATACCCGTGTGTCTAATCGCTCGCTATCCCGCTCTTGGGAGACTGCATGATTCCTTGCACCGTGCCGACCACAGTCGCGCCCATGCCCTCGTTCTGGGCGTCCCGGCTCGCGAGGCCGAGTCTGCTCCTCTGCATCACGAagagcgccgccgtcggcgcgtCGAGGCTGTAGTCAAGGTGcggcgagaagatgaagtTACCGCCCTGGCAGATGTTGTCGCCCGTGTGGCAGACGACGAGCAGGCGcgtgccgtcgacgccggggaccgccgcgccgccgagcgggTCGCCGAACAGGACGACGCTCGCGATGCGAGCCTGCTGGTTGGGTGGCAGCTGCGCAATAGCGAGGCGGGCCACCTGCGAGCCCTGCGAATAGCCCGAAATCGTGAGGCGCGTGTTGGGGCACACGGACAGCGTGCGGGAGGCgaccgccgcggccgaggtaGCACCCGTCGTGGAGCCGCCTGCGAAGAAGCCCGGCGGGTCCGCGGGGTACTGATTGACGCCCTGGATGGAGATGGTCCCGGTTCCGTTCATGTATGTTCGGAGGGCGTCGAAGAAGGGCGGACCCGTGAGGAAGCCCACGTTGCCTGGCGGTTATCAGTCACAGAAAATCGCCTTTGTGAACCTGGCCTGAAGTCTTGACCCGAGACGTACCGGGTTCATTTGTTCCCCTTGCAAAGATAACAGCAACGTCCGGACACGTcacggccgacgacgtcgagttACCTACGGGCAAGCCTGTGGTGCTGTTGATGCCCAGCGCAGTGTTCAAATCGTCTTGAGTGATCCCATTCTCCGTAACGGTCTCCCTCAGCGCTCTCACAACGAGGATCGTAGTGTTGACGACCTTATCCACTACGCCGGGCACCCTGTCGAGGAGATCAAGGACGTCGAGTTTCCCCGAGAGCAGGCTTGACAGGTCCCGCTCGCGGTTCTTCGGCAGCGACAGTGCCGTTGTCTGCTGGCACAGCAATGCCGCCGACAAGAGAATGACCGGAGACGGCCTCATCGGGCCGTCTTTTCCCTTGGTGATAATGATGCACAACAAGAAAGGGAACGGATGGCTGTTTCGTTTGTATTACAAGGGTGATGTCGCGGGTGTACAACAAGGCCAGGTCCGATCCCTAGAGTCGCAGGGTAACGAAGATCCTAGTTGTCCAAGAATATCCGAAAGCAGATGAGGAGCCAAAAGGAGAAAGGGGGTTGTTCAGAGTATTTCAACGCTTGGATACGACCGCGAGACGTGGGTGGGAGGAGGCG belongs to Colletotrichum higginsianum IMI 349063 chromosome 5, whole genome shotgun sequence and includes:
- a CDS encoding Cutinase, whose amino-acid sequence is MRPSPVILLSAALLCQQTTALSLPKNRERDLSSLLSGKLDVLDLLDRVPGVVDKVVNTTILVVRALRETVTENGITQDDLNTALGINSTTGLPVGNSTSSAVTCPDVAVIFARGTNEPGNVGFLTGPPFFDALRTYMNGTGTISIQGVNQYPADPPGFFAGGSTTGATSAAAVASRTLSVCPNTRLTISGYSQGSQVARLAIAQLPPNQQARIASVVLFGDPLGGAAVPGVDGTRLLVVCHTGDNICQGGNFIFSPHLDYSLDAPTAALFVMQRSRLGLASRDAQNEGMGATVVGTVQGIMQSPKSGIASD